A part of Chanos chanos chromosome 9, fChaCha1.1, whole genome shotgun sequence genomic DNA contains:
- the bend5 gene encoding BEN domain-containing protein 5, giving the protein MYAFVRFFEDDMCYALPVSNVKDFRPLHKTDFDDQKVYLVLRTEENGTGQPAKAQILALAENIEEFEHSIMQKKMKIPKMSTRNTGNAVENHFGEERLPLRHKKVQALDHGRAGPNSSKSLAAVVARLERNAVNSCVEGEEDLKEDRLAEEEEEEEEEGEEEEAVVPRVLYEELVHSYRQQEEEMRRLQQELERTRRQLLQQAKKLKEYGSLLTEVKELRDFNRRLQDVLLIRLGSEPMHDNGTQTIKSEVVEPIIEQQEVCREEANTSSTHSPSPRTVYTFNDGKVHLGGGIWVEEEKWHQLQRTQGDSKFTKNLAVMIWGTETLKNRSVTGVATKKKKDALPKPPLSPSKLKIVRECLYDRVSQETADSAEITQRLSKVNKYICEKIMDINKSIKNEERRESKLLIRQTVKMENFNYDGV; this is encoded by the exons ATGTATGCTTTTGTGAGGTTCTTTGAGGACGATATGTGCTATGCGTTACCCGTCTCAAATGTGAAAGATTTTAGACCTCTGcacaaaacagattttgatgATCAGAAGGTGTATCTGGTTCTGAGAACTGAGGAGAATGGTACAGGCCAGCCAGCCAAAGCACAGATTCTTGCTCTCGCAG AAAACATAGAAGAATTTGAACACAGTATTATGCAAAAGAAGATGAAAATTCCCAAGATGTCTACTAGGAATACCGGCAATGCAGTGGAGAACCACTTTGGTGAAGAACGATTACCTCTCAGACATAAAAAG GTGCAGGCGCTGGATCACGGCCGCGCCGGCCCCAACTCCTCAAAGAGCCTGGCAGCCGTGGTGGCGCGGCTGGAGAGAAACGCCGTCAACTCTTGcgtggagggggaggaggaccTGAAAGAGGACAGGCTGgccgaggaagaggaggaggaggaggaggagggcgaggaggaggaggccgtGGTGCCCCGCGTGCTGTACGAGGAGCTGGTCCACAGCTACCggcagcaggaggaggagatgaggaggCTGCAGCAGGAGTTGGAACGCACACGCAGGCAGCTCCTCCAACAGGCCAAGAAACTGAAGGAGTACGGGAGCCTGCTGACCGAAGTCAAAGAGCTGCGAGATTTCAACAGGAGACTGCAGGATGTCCTGCTCATCAGACTCGGCAGCG AGCCCATGCATGACAATGGCACTCAGACAATCAAATCGGAGGTGGTTGAGCCAATCATTGAGCAGCAAGAGGTGTGCAGGGAGGAGGCTAATACAAGCTCCACCCACTCCCCCTCACCAAGAACAGTCTATACCTTCAATGACGGAAAG GTGCACCTGGGTGGGGGCATTTGGGTGGAAGAGGAGAAGTGGCATCAGCTTCAACGCACCCAGGGCGACTCCAAGTTCACCAAAAACCTGGCGGTTATGATCTGGGGCACGGAAACGCTCAAGAACAGGAGCGTGACCGGCGTGgccaccaaaaagaaaaaagacgcCCTTCCCAAGCCCCCGCTGTCTCCCAGCAAGCTCAAAATCGTCCGAG AGTGTCTGTACGACAGAGTCTCCCAAGAAACGGCAGACAGCGCAGAGATCACTCAGAGGTTATCCAAAGTGAACAAATACATCTGTGAGAAAATCATGGATATCAACAAGTCCATCAAGAACGAGGAAAGGAGGGAATCCAAGCTGCTCATCAGACAAACTGTCAAGATGGAGAACTTCAACTACGACGGCGTGTAA